In Cynocephalus volans isolate mCynVol1 chromosome 3, mCynVol1.pri, whole genome shotgun sequence, one DNA window encodes the following:
- the LOC134372639 gene encoding olfactory receptor 4F15-like, whose protein sequence is MGGLNDSVVTELVLLALSCSREKKFVLIVICSLLYLGIIMGNLFIVFLVIADSHLQSPMYFLLANLSLIDVGLSSTVIPKIITDLLNEYNVISFQNCMTQICLIHIMGGIEMVLLIAMAFDRCMAICKPLHYLKIMNPKICVSFVITGWVTGVIHAMAQFAFVINLPFCGPNKVDSFYCDFPKIIKLACTDGAKYEFIVTANSGFMTMGTFILLILSYAFILITVWKRSTGDLSKAFVTLSAHITVVFMFFTPCIVIYVWPSPPPSLDKNLFIVDFAITPVLNPVIYTLRNKDIRVAIKSLHKKRSYSSFC, encoded by the coding sequence ATGGGTGGACTAAATGACTCTGTGGTCACTGAGCTTGTTTTACTGGCCCTTTCTTGTTCTAGAGAGAAAAAATTTGTTCTCATCGTTATATGTTCCTTGCTCTATTTAGGGATCATCATGGGAAAccttttcattgtgtttttggTAATTGCTGATTCTCACTTACAGTCACCTATGTACTTCCTGCTGGCCAACCTATCCCTCATTGATGTGGGCCTTTCCTCTACCGTGATCCCCAAGATAATCACAGATCTTTTAAATGAATACAATGTAATTTCTTTCCAAAACTGTATGACACAGATATGTCTTATCCATATCATGGGAGGAATAGAAATGGTGCTACTCATAGCCATGGCATTTGACAGGTGTATGGCAATCTGTAAGCCTCTTCATTACTTGAAAATCATGAACCCTAAAATATGTGTTTCATTTGTAATTACTGGCTGGGTAACTGGGGTGATCCATGCTATGGCTCAGTTTGCTTTTGTCATAAACTTACCTTTCTGTGGGCCTAATAAAGTAGATAGCTTTTATTGTGACTTTCCCAAGATCATCAAACTTGCATGCACAGATGGAGCCAAGTATGAGTTTATTGTTACTGCCAACAGTGGCTTCATGACCATGGGCACTTTCATTCTGCTAATTCTTTCCTATGCCTTCATTTTGATCACTGTCTGGAAACGTTCTACAGGAGACTTATCCAAGGCATTTGTCACTTTATCAGCTCACATCACTGTGGTTTTTATGTTCTTCACTCCATGCATAGTTATCTATGTATGGCCTTCTCCCCCACCATCACTTGATAAAAATCTGTTCATTGTTGACTTTGCTATTACCCCTGTCTTGAATCCTGTCATCTATACATTAAGGAACAAAGACATAAGGGTAGCAATAAAAAGTCTGCACAAAAAGAGATCTTATTCCAGTTTTTGTTGA